A single Vulpes lagopus strain Blue_001 chromosome 3, ASM1834538v1, whole genome shotgun sequence DNA region contains:
- the FLYWCH2 gene encoding FLYWCH family member 2, with amino-acid sequence MPLPEPSEQEGESVKAGQEPSPESPEPGTDVVPAAPRKPRKFSKLVLLTASKDSAKVAGAKRKGVHCIMSLGVPGPATLAKALLKIHPEAQKAIEAPPQEPEQKRSKPDQDGKEEGSLAGQPAPSAPAEGEPAADAVRPTLL; translated from the exons ATGCCCCTGCCAGAGCCCAGCGAGCAGGAGGGCGAGAGTGTGAAGGCTGGCCAGGAGCCGTCCCCGGAGTCCCCTGAGCCAGGCACAGATGTCGTCCCCGCAGCCCCCAGGAAGCCAAGGAAGTTCTCCAAACTGGTCCTGCTGACGGCCTCTAAAGACAGTGCCAAGGTTGCAGGAGCTAAGCGCAAAGGAGTGCACTGCATCATGTCCCTGGGGGTACCCGGCCCTGCCACCCTTGCCAAAGCCCTCCTCAAGATCCATCCTGAGGCTCAGAAGGCCATTGAGGCGCCACCCCAGGAGCCTGAGCAGAAACGCAGCAAGCCGGACCAAG atggaaaagaagaaggaagcttGGCAGGGCAGCCCGCCCCCAGTGCCCCGGCGGAGGGGGAGCCCGCTGCAGATGCTGTCAGGCCCACACTCCTGTAG